The Nicotiana tomentosiformis chromosome 2, ASM39032v3, whole genome shotgun sequence genome includes the window AAAGTTCATTCATTGTATTTGTACTTATTATAGTGACTTTTGCATATTGTATGTAGATGTATTCATAAGTATTCAAAAGTGCATTCACTGTTTTGTAATTATTACAATAACTTTTGCATATTGTatgtagatgtatttatatgtattcaaaATTTCCATCACTGATTTGTGCTTACTCCAGTGTCTTTTGCATATTGTATTTAGATGTGTTTAGATGTATTCAAAAGTTCATTCACTGATTTGTACTTATTACAATGCCTTTTACATATTTAGTGAATTCAAAAGTTCATTCACTGATTTGTATTCAACATGTATTTAGATGGTTTTAGTTATGTATTTCGACTAAATATTTTCATGTGTATTCTCAAGCCAACTGTATTTTGCTGTATTTACAACAACAGTCATTGTCATAACTCCCAATTTTTTGTGGTAATTATCAATACATTATGTTTGCAAAACACGAATGAGTTATGTATTGCAAAAGATTTATGAAATCTTTGTAATTCTTGTTGTATGTAGGAAATAAAACTATTTGTGAAACACCCGCCTATTTCATCATCGCATATCAGTTCATATACTAACACAAACATAGTCTCCGACCTCAAAGAAAATTTTACTCCAGAGCAGTACAACatatttggtactacttattttGGAAGTTTCCTTGATATAAAACGTTGTGAGGTCCAACATCAATTGTTCAAGTGCTTCATGGTTCTGCAGTTGGAAGGAAGTCATGATGATTCATTTTCAATATACGTTAATGGTACAACATTATCCTTTTCAATAAGGGAGTTAGCGCTTGTCACTGGTCTCAATTGTGTTAGTGACCTTGAAGATTTTCAGTTTAACACAAAGGTGCCTAACGGGATTGTTGATATATACTTTGGCGGTGCAAAGAATGTCAAGAAGAAAGATTTATTGAAATGCTTTGATGACAagaattggggtcatgacaacgATAGGGATGCCATCAAGATAGTTGTGTTGTATTTCATacacactttcatatttttctccgAGAAGAACAGCACAATAATCTCAAGACTACATTTTGACTTGGTCGAGAGTGAGAGATATTCTGATTATCCATGGGGTAAGGATGCATTCCAATACCTTATTAAATCTATTAGCAAGAAGGTGGATTCTCAGAAGAAGTACTATAGGATAGCTGGGATGCCTCTCGCTATGCAAGTGTGGTTTTACGAGTGTTGTTCAAAGGTTGACCCAAAAATTGCACTGCGAGTTGCTAACCGGATACCCAGAATACTCAATTGGAAATCCACTGTCAACCAACCAACTTATGCTCTGATGAATGACATGTTCAATGACCAGGGAAACATGGTAATTTACTATTCGTTAAGTAGCTGATATTTTTTTTAAGAATATATTTCTGTTAGTGAAATCATTTGTTTAAATTTTCATTAAAATATAGTTCAATGCATCATACATAAATGTCACTGTTTCAAAATTAGGTCAAATACTGTACAATACATAATACAGTGTTAGAACTAAATATTAAATACAGTTGCATACAACCTACATCTTATTTCCctgttttgtttttcaaattaacTGGAATACATTAGAATACAGAAAATAGTTTACAGATACATATTTAATTCAATGAGCATAATTTTGTAATCATACTGCAAAGGTCGTTCACTTTGAGTGTATTTCTATTTTTAGATTGTTTACAATGACATTCAACAAAGCGATATAGAGCTTGCTGTTATTCAGATTCCTCCAGAAGGCGTTGATGTAGAGAACAGTCCTACTTATTCAGACAACAATGAAGATGATTCGGATGACTTTAGTCCTACACCGCCTCTTCAGCCTAAGAAGAAACATGATGCAAGTGTTGGTCCATCTTCATCACCGCCTCACAAAAAGCGCAAACAACAGATTATAGATCCCTCAAATGCAGAGAGTCCAATTCCACATGTGTCGTCAATACCTCAATCCAAGATTCCTCCTGCTGGCATATCTGAAATCAAAGAAATTGTATTGCATGTTAAGAAGCTAGCAGATTCTAAATCAGAtgatttgtcttctttgaggAAGGATCTAAATTCATTCAAGGATTATGTGAGTATTGTTAAAacatattcaactttacagtttatGTATTAACTTTCATATAGTTTTCTAACACctcttgtcacaacccaaaatctcaacctgtcgtgatggcgcgtatctcgatactaggcaagccgataatctcaataaatccaaacttctctttaaggttgaaaatataatattttaatacaataCAGACACTCCCCAAAacatggtgtcactgagtacatgagcatctaatatgaatacaagtctgaaaaatatagtctataatagtctgagaccaaatacaatgaACAAAGAgttagagaaggagagacaaggtctgcgaaacacgacagctacctcaaaatctcctgaaattcaaccgcgcgaaaggatcaacacccactatgtcccggaatacctggatctgcacacgaagtgcagggtgtagtatgagtacaaccaactcagcaagtaacaataataaataaggaactgaagatagtaacgagctacacagttatggttcatttccagtaatcccaacaaagaatagacatgctatcaaatctggcagtttaatgtcaaatcaatatTTATACAATTCCTATTAAGGGtggtaagtgggccggtccaggccgggaccggaccgggatcacgggccaaacgggctaaacgggccaggaccgtttgacccggttttagtgggcctgggccggtctcgtgggccggtcctatgatttggacacgtcaggcccgggaccgtttagcccgccagagcccgggaccggcccggtcccttaacgggccaaacggtcccaacggctatttttttttataaaaaaaaatatagccATTGgggtcaaaaatagccgttggctatttataaaatagccatttaaccccccaaatttGTTTTAattccaaactttttataattatattttttccctattttcaactataaataccccatcattctttcattttttcttacaaaatcatcaatctatcacaatctctctaattttcttctataattgctactattgcttattttattgttactaagtgtataatatataagctatattcgatatatatatatatagcttatatattatacatttagtatatactatactatactatatataccacttatataagctatataagatgtatatatacatatatatattatacatttagtatatgTACTATACtatgctatatatacatcttatatagcttatatactatacacttagtatatatatactttttagtagtaacatgaaatgaccaaagtatggtactttttagctagtataaatatggaatgatagaagatcaagttttagctcaactcagtTTTAGTTGAAAATGTAatctgagttgagctaaaacttgatcttctatcattccatatttataccagctaagaagtaccatactttggtcatttcatgttactactaaaagtatatatatatatatatatatatatatatatatatatatatatatatatatatatatatatatactatactatactatatatacatcttatatatagtatatacgatgtatatatagcttatcgaatatagcttattacttatatatatatatatatatatatataaactataccattttaacaggatcaagtggcgggcggtaatccgccatgccttctcaattaaactaaaacagaaatcaccgtttgaccgggaactggacttATTTTGCACCTCACATCTGACTTTTATATGTCTagaaggtttccaccagttaaagatttctattttaacctacttgagaattcttaatctagctaattcagtacccttatatttaaagactggcggtaatccgcacaatcagtaaggatataagaattaaaatatacttgaattttatatatagtttaatgactgtatggaaggttaaaaacctttactcaagcaaggggtttgtcataatataatacatacttttattgagcccatgtgtctagcagttctaaccgtgaaagaagatgcccttttaattcctttatcgggctgaggttcacggctggctagacgaagccactaaggcaaagccaataagagcagtgttatattagactgtaccaaccatcttgacaccaagtcaaaactctatatataaagttcatttatatttaaatagatgtcgtctctttcatggtttatataggagagaagttagatactcaacatagatatgatgtctcttagccggacatcgtcacggccagagagaAGAGACTAGAAGAAATACTAACTAAGAAAGAAATATGTACCTTTTGGCCAAGAtgcaaggccctgaagatgaagaactgaaaactttattTACTTTTGTTTTTCTATTACAAGCTACCAGCTACAAACTCTTACTTAcaacttagagagagagagagagttttagagagagagggtcTCGACTTCGCTTTATCTTCTTCTGAACGAATGAAacgtataaatagaaaagaaaagaatctatGAACAATAAAAAGTGGGTCCCGTGGGTCCCTGTT containing:
- the LOC104121252 gene encoding uncharacterized protein gives rise to the protein MGQLLLVGLLAHEERQVASVITSFDYCLFGSSAANTVAERRTKIRNDILKEAQVEKSSKELTLLNAKKRRKHMDDASSVKGKEVDARTSSDTRDEKIIADEIKLFVKHPPISSSHISSYTNTNIVSDLKENFTPEQYNIFGTTYFGSFLDIKRCEVQHQLFKCFMVLQLEGSHDDSFSIYVNGTTLSFSIRELALVTGLNCVSDLEDFQFNTKVPNGIVDIYFGGAKNVKKKDLLKCFDDKNWGHDNDRDAIKIVVLYFIHTFIFFSEKNSTIISRLHFDLVESERYSDYPWGKDAFQYLIKSISKKVDSQKKYYRIAGMPLAMQVWFYECCSKVDPKIALRVANRIPRILNWKSTVNQPTYALMNDMFNDQGNMIVYNDIQQSDIELAVIQIPPEGVDVENSPTYSDNNEDDSDDFSPTPPLQPKKKHDASVGPSSSPPHKKRKQQIIDPSNAESPIPHVSSIPQSKIPPAGISEIKEIVLHVKKLADSKSDDLSSLRKDLNSFKDYVSIVKTYSTLQFMY